The following proteins come from a genomic window of Rutidosis leptorrhynchoides isolate AG116_Rl617_1_P2 chromosome 10, CSIRO_AGI_Rlap_v1, whole genome shotgun sequence:
- the LOC139873175 gene encoding DUF21 domain-containing protein At4g14240-like yields MNILTLTQTLATLAGASRSSIVTDLNDIEFGNPMWFVYAGISCCLVLFAGIMSGLTLGLMSLSVVDLEILHRSGTVKEKKQAAAILPVVQKQHQLLVTLLLCNAAAMEALPIYLDKIFHPAVAVILSVTFVLIFGEVIPQAISARYGLAVGANFVGLVRVLMIVCFPIAYPVGKVLDVLIGHNDTLFRRAQLKALVSIHSQEAGKGGELTHDEATIISGALDLTEKTAEEAMTPIESTFSLDVNSKLDWEAFGRILAKGHSRVPVYSGNRKNIIGLLLVKSLLTVRAETETPVSDVSIRKIPRVPAHMPLYDILNEFQKGGSHMAAVVKVKSKDHPPPDVVDRKVIGKKKKGYSELTKPLLPNLEEESNCVINIGKTSKTTMQHTGPTTKTVRSVSDDVEDGEVIGIITLEDVFEELLQEEIVDETDVYIDVHKRIRVVAAAAASFVARAPSTRKLIAQRPTVVKEDKEKPPVL; encoded by the exons atgaatATACTAACCCTAACTCAAACCCTAGCTACCCTTGCCGGAGCTTCACGTAGTTCAATTGTTACGGATTTAAATGATATTGAATTCGGAAACCCTATGTGGTTCGTTTACGCCGGAATTTCGTGCTGTTTAGTTTTATTCGCCGGAATTATGTCCGGTTTAACTCTAGGCTTGATGTCACTCAGTGTTGTCGACCTTGAGATTCTTCATAGAAGTGGTACGGTCAAAGAGAAGAAACAAGCAG CTGCTATTCTACCAGTTGTTCAAAAGCAGCATCAGCTTCTTGTAACGTTGCTTCTGTGTAATGCTGCAGCCATGGAG GCTCTTCCTATTTATCTGGATAAGATTTTTCATCCAGCAGTTGCAGTCATTTTGTCTGTGACCTTTGTGCTGATTTTTGGAGAG GTCATTCCACAAGCGATATCCGCAAGATACGGGCTTGCTGTGGGTGCTAACTTTGTGGGACTTGTCCGGGTTTTGATGATCGTTTGCTTTCCTATTGCGTAtcccgttggaaag GTTTTAGACGTTTTAATCGGGCATAATGATACCCTGTTTCGGCGTGCCCAGTTGAAAGCCCTTGTTTCCATTCACAGCCAAGAG GCTGGTAAAGGGGGTGAACTTACACACGATGAAGCTACAATTATAAGTGGAGCACTTGATCTAACTGAAAAG ACTGCAGAGGAGGCCATGACACCTATTGAATCAACATTCTCACTAGACGTTAATTCAAAATTGGATTG GGAAGCATTTGGAAGAATCCTAGCTAAAGGCCATAGCCGTGTTCCTGTCTATTCAGGGAACCGCAAAAACATCATTGGACTCCTACTG GTGAAAAGCCTTCTTACAGTTAGGGCAGAAACAGAGACTCCAGTTAGTGATGTTTCCATCAGAAAAATCCCTAG ggTTCCTGCGCATATGCCATTGTATGACATCCTTAACGAGTTCCAAAAAGGTGGCAGTCATATGGCTGCTGTAGTTAAAGTCAAAAGCAAAGATCATCCACCTCCTGATGTTGTTGATCGAAAAGTAATTGGAAAAAAGAAAAAAGGATATTCAGAACTAACTAAACCTTTGTTGCCCAATCTTGAAGAAGAATCAAATTGTGTGATTAATATTGGCAAGACTTCTAAGACGACTATGCAACATACAGGGCCCACAACGAAAACTGTAAGATCTGTTTCTGATGATGTTGAAGATGGAGAAGTCATTGGTATCATCACCCTGGAAGACGTTTTTGAAGAGCTTTTACAG GaggaaattgttgatgaaactgatgtATACATCGACGTTCATAAAAG AATACGGGTAGTTGCTGCCGCCGCTGCTTCTTTTGTCGCTCGAGCACCTTCAACCAGAAAGCTCATAGCTCAAAGACCCACG GTGGTCAAAGAAGATAAGGAGAAACCGCCTGTGTTGTAG
- the LOC139872870 gene encoding uncharacterized protein: MSTPEREEHVTTGKLSQDYLLKDLEEKVKVSTEPEDKSAEKDAAPEAVDTASPVESSVTSAVVESVPTAVDASTEETVTATDSSDSNATEPPPAASEETSETAVEENPDDEKPEIKLETAPGDYRFPTTNQSRHCFTRYVEYHRCVAAKGEDASECNKFAKYYRSLCPGEWVDKWNEQRENGTFPGPL; this comes from the exons ATGTCAACACCGGAGCGTGAGGAGCACGTGACAACGGGAAAACTTTCTCAG GATTACCTTCTTAAGGATTTAGAAGAGAAAGTGAAAGTTAGCACTGAACCCGAGGATAAGAGTGCTGAGAAGGATGCTGCTCCCGAAGCAGTTGACACCGCAAGTCCTGTTGAGTCTTCTGTTACCTCTGCAGTCGTTGAAAGTGTCCCTACAGCTGTAGATGCTTCCACTGAAGAAACTGTTACAGCAACCGACAGTTCTGATTCCAATGCCACCGAGCCCCCTCCAGCAGCTAGTGAAGAAACTAGTGAAACTGCTGTTGAAGAAAACCCCGATGATGAAAAGCCAGAGATCAAG CTAGAGACCGCACCTGGAGATTATCGTTTTCCAACTACAAACCAAAGCAGGCATTGCTTTACCAGATACGTTGAGTACCATCG GTGTGTGGCTGCAAAAGGAGAAGATGCTTCTGAATGtaataagtttgcaaaatattatcGCTCACTTTGCCCAGGGGAGTGG GTTGATAAATGGAATGAGCAAAGGGAGAATGGCACATTTCCAGGTCCTCTGTAG
- the LOC139872871 gene encoding probable glutathione peroxidase 5 — MGATSSSSLHDNSSVHSFTVKDKKGEDVNLSIYKGQVLLIVNVASKCGLTNSNYTQLTELYKKYKDKGFEILAFPCNQFLQQEPGPTEETVQYVCERFNAEYPIFDKVKVNGSNSAPLYKYLKSKSGGFMGTTIKWNFTKFLISKKGKVIGRMGPRTEPSSIEADIQKALEEPE; from the exons ATGGGTGCTACTTCATCATCATCTCTCCATGACAATTCATCGGTTCATAGTTTCACAGTCAAG GATAAAAAAGGAGAAGATGTGAATCTTAGCATATACAAAGGACAAGTCTTGTTGATTGTCAATGTTGCATCCAAATG CGGATTAACAAATTCAAATTATACACAACTTACCGAGCTTTACAAGAAATACAAGGATAAAG GTTTTGAGATATTGGCATTCCCTTGCAATCAGTTCTTGCAGCAAGAACCTGGGCCCACAGAAGAGACAGTTCAGTATGTATGTGAGAGGTTCAATGCTGAATACCCGATTTTTGATAAA GTAAAAGTAAATGGCAGTAATTCAGCACCATTGTACAAGTATTTGAAATCAAAATCAGGTGGATTTATGGGGACTACCATAAAATGGAACTTCACAAAGTTTCTAATTAgcaagaaaggaaaggtaataggtcGAATGGGGCCAAGGACCGAACCATCAAGCATTGAG GCTGACATCCAGAAAGCATTAGAAGAGCCTGAATAA